GCGCAGCGCAACGAGTCAGCGCGCCGAGGCCACTGGCGCGCACACGGACGGCGCGCTCCTCCCCGCCACCGCGTCCGCAACCCCATGCGATGAGGCCGCATACCCGCATCTCGCGCAGTTCAACTAGCCGCCGGACATCTCCCCTTCCATGCCCACCTCCAGCCCGCCGTACTCCGACGGGGACAGCGTCAGCGTCCAGCCGTGGACCTGCGCGACATGGTGGGTGATGTGGAGGCCCAGCCCCTGCCCCTCGACGCCTCGCGTCCGGGCGGCATTGCCGCGGAAGCTGCGCTCCAGCAACCGCGAGCGCTCCTCCTCCGGAATGCCCGGCCCGTCGTCGATGACGCGCAGATGGAACCGACCCTGGCGCGTGCTCTCCAGCACCACCGCCACGTGTCCGTCCTCGCGGCCATGGTGGATGCCATTGAAGACGACGTTGCTGACCGCCTGCTCGATGAGGGTGACGTCACCATTCACGATGACCGGCGCCTCGGGCACGCCGCTCACCAGGGAGACCTTCTTCCGCCGGGCAATGGGCTGGTGCCGTCCGAGGACGCGGGCGATGACGGCGTTCAGGTCTACGGGCGCGCGCTGAACTTGCGGCGCGCCGGCTTCGAGCCGCGCGGCCGCCGCCAGGTTGTGGACCAGCGAGGCGATGTAGTGGGCTTCGCCCATCGCGGAGGTCATCACCCCGGGTTCCATCCCCTCTCCGCGCCCGGCTTGCTGCTGCATCGTCGACAGGTGGCCCTGGAGCACGGTGAGCGGCGTCATCACGTCGTGCATGGTGTTGGCGAGGAAGTCCCGCAGCGCCTGTTCGCGAGCCTCTTGCTGGGACAGCTGACTCTGGATCTCCGCGCCAGCCTCCTGGAACGCCCGCGCCAGCTCGGCGACCTCGTCGTTGCCTCGCACGGAGACGGGCTGCTGGTAGCGGCTGACCGCGGAGGCGCGGACCTCGCCGGTGAGCTGGCGGACGCGCCGGATGACGGGCCCCACCGCCACCAGCACCGCCACGACGGCGAGCAGTGGCACGAGCAGCACCTCCGGTGGCGGCAGGCCTTCAATGGGTGCATCCGGAGACGCGATGCGCCGCGCGAGGACGTACGCACAGGGCCCGCCGTCCCACGGCATGCGCAGCAGCACGTCCAGGACGGGCCGGCCCTCCAGCGTCGAGCGACGGACGACCACACCCCGACCCGAGCGGGCGTCCCGCTGAAGCTCCTCGTCGAGGACGGGCGCCGCCGGGTTCCGCGAGACGAGCCGGTCGTCATAGGGAAAGTGGACGATATGAGGAGGCGCGCGCCCCGAGCGTCCCGGCCCGCCCCCGGGTGGAGGGCCCCGGTCGTCAAACCCGCCCCGGTCCCCGGACGGGCCACGTGGAGGAGGAGGTCCGTTCTCGGCGAACGCGCCCCGGTCCCCGGACGAGCCACGCGGAGGAGGAGATCCGCTCTCAACACCCCCGGGAGGCCCCCTGTCCCCTTCGGCCCCTCCCCGCGGCCAGTCACGAGGAGGCGGTCCCCGCCGCACGGTCCACGAC
This genomic stretch from Pyxidicoccus trucidator harbors:
- a CDS encoding sensor histidine kinase, encoding MRLRLRLALTVVAVTVPVVAGLSLFQRSLRLSSQEEVLEATTLAQMQAGERERCEASPESWTVRRGPPPRDWPRGGAEGDRGPPGGVESGSPPPRGSSGDRGAFAENGPPPPRGPSGDRGGFDDRGPPPGGGPGRSGRAPPHIVHFPYDDRLVSRNPAAPVLDEELQRDARSGRGVVVRRSTLEGRPVLDVLLRMPWDGGPCAYVLARRIASPDAPIEGLPPPEVLLVPLLAVVAVLVAVGPVIRRVRQLTGEVRASAVSRYQQPVSVRGNDEVAELARAFQEAGAEIQSQLSQQEAREQALRDFLANTMHDVMTPLTVLQGHLSTMQQQAGRGEGMEPGVMTSAMGEAHYIASLVHNLAAAARLEAGAPQVQRAPVDLNAVIARVLGRHQPIARRKKVSLVSGVPEAPVIVNGDVTLIEQAVSNVVFNGIHHGREDGHVAVVLESTRQGRFHLRVIDDGPGIPEEERSRLLERSFRGNAARTRGVEGQGLGLHITHHVAQVHGWTLTLSPSEYGGLEVGMEGEMSGG